A region of Moorena producens PAL-8-15-08-1 DNA encodes the following proteins:
- a CDS encoding group II intron reverse transcriptase/maturase, with product MESIVRHMGNHSEHWKGQKWKKLRQNLFRLQKRVYKAVRAGDLKKARSLQKLILKSRAAQLLAVRQVTQLNKGKRTAGIDGKSKLNFRERMELVETLNRHGHDWKHDGLREKPIRKKNGKTRMLKIPTLADRAWQCLAKFALEPAHEATFSADSYGFRTGRCAQDIQKRLFNHLKSNVNGINKRIIELDIKKCFDRISHSSIMDRLLAPACLKQGIFRCLKAGINPEFPEQGTPQGGVVSPLLANVALNGIEDIHTSLRYADDMVFILKPKDNAATILEKVKKFLTDRGMEISEEKTKLTRATDGFNFLGWRFRVRKDGKFSCVPSEDNHRAIRQKIKNIVNNSNYGAKIKAQKLAPTVRGWRNHHNSCDMSSPRDSLWFMNRTANRKFRKEKKVNRYQANELCKKAFPKVGYKQNQHVNVKGTKSPYDGDLVYWSKRNSRLYSDATSKALKRQNHSCGHCGLKFLEDESVHLHHVDGNHDNWKTKNLSAVHQSCHQQIHWSKPKGRSKTEFTQEPCEGKLSRTVLERRCPG from the coding sequence ATGGAGAGCATTGTTAGACACATGGGCAACCATAGTGAACATTGGAAAGGTCAGAAGTGGAAGAAACTCCGACAAAACCTATTCCGCCTACAGAAGAGAGTGTACAAAGCGGTTCGAGCTGGAGACCTCAAGAAAGCTAGGTCTTTACAAAAACTGATATTGAAATCCCGTGCTGCACAGCTCCTAGCTGTACGTCAAGTCACACAACTAAACAAGGGTAAAAGAACAGCTGGAATTGACGGAAAGTCAAAACTCAATTTCAGGGAACGCATGGAACTGGTTGAAACATTGAACCGTCACGGCCACGACTGGAAACATGACGGACTACGAGAAAAACCAATCCGTAAAAAGAACGGGAAAACTCGGATGTTGAAGATACCAACCTTAGCCGACCGAGCATGGCAATGTCTAGCAAAATTTGCATTAGAACCAGCCCACGAAGCTACATTCAGTGCAGATAGCTATGGATTTAGAACGGGCAGATGTGCCCAGGATATCCAAAAACGTCTATTCAATCATTTGAAATCAAACGTTAACGGAATCAATAAAAGAATCATAGAACTAGACATTAAGAAATGCTTTGACCGCATCTCACACAGCTCAATAATGGATAGATTGCTAGCCCCCGCGTGCCTAAAACAGGGGATTTTCAGGTGCTTAAAAGCGGGCATCAATCCGGAATTCCCAGAGCAAGGAACACCCCAAGGCGGTGTGGTAAGCCCCCTATTAGCAAATGTGGCTCTAAATGGCATAGAAGATATTCACACAAGCCTGCGATACGCAGACGATATGGTGTTTATACTGAAACCAAAAGATAACGCAGCAACAATACTGGAAAAAGTCAAGAAATTCTTGACTGACCGAGGGATGGAAATAAGTGAAGAAAAGACCAAACTAACACGGGCGACAGATGGATTTAACTTCCTGGGGTGGAGATTCCGCGTCAGAAAAGACGGAAAGTTCTCATGCGTTCCCTCAGAGGATAATCACAGAGCAATCCGTCAGAAGATTAAAAACATAGTCAACAACTCGAATTATGGTGCCAAAATAAAAGCACAGAAATTAGCACCCACCGTTCGCGGATGGCGTAACCACCACAACAGCTGTGACATGAGCAGCCCAAGGGATAGCCTATGGTTCATGAACCGGACCGCAAACCGAAAATTCCGAAAGGAAAAGAAAGTAAATCGGTACCAGGCCAACGAACTATGTAAAAAGGCATTCCCAAAAGTAGGTTACAAACAAAACCAACACGTAAACGTAAAAGGGACTAAGTCACCTTACGACGGTGACTTAGTCTACTGGAGCAAGAGAAACTCTAGACTCTACTCCGATGCTACTTCCAAAGCACTGAAAAGGCAAAACCATTCCTGTGGACACTGTGGATTGAAGTTCTTAGAAGACGAGTCTGTACACCTTCATCACGTCGATGGAAACCACGACAACTGGAAAACGAAGAACTTATCAGCAGTTCACCAGAGCTGCCACCAACAGATACACTGGAGCAAGCCAAAAGGCCGGTCAAAGACCGAGTTTACCCAGGAGCCGTGTGAGGGGAAACTTTCACGCACGGTTCTGGAGCGGAGGTGCCCCGGATAA
- a CDS encoding RNA-guided endonuclease InsQ/TnpB family protein — protein sequence MIILEFKAKGKESQYSAIDEAIRTVKFIRNSCIRLWLDNKGTGKSDLSRYSKILAKEFPFANELNSTARQAASERAWSSIVRFYDNCKKKVRDKKGFPKFQKRARSVEYKKSGWKLSPDNKSITFTDKKGIGKLKLKGTWDLWRFDKKQINRVRIVKRADGYYVQFCVAVNVKEETEHTGEMIGLDVGLKEFYTDSNGHSEPNPRFYRKGEKRLKFYQRRVYRKKKGSSNRRVRLVLSRSLLRKEGYNSGNRGVKIPKILTVCWMVVKTHPIKRYVTPYLATPSR from the coding sequence ATGATCATCTTAGAGTTCAAAGCCAAAGGCAAAGAGTCTCAATATTCAGCTATAGATGAAGCAATTCGGACTGTCAAGTTTATCCGGAATAGCTGCATTCGTTTGTGGCTAGACAATAAAGGAACAGGGAAAAGTGACCTTAGCCGGTATTCCAAAATCCTGGCCAAGGAGTTCCCCTTTGCTAATGAATTGAACTCTACTGCCCGTCAGGCTGCGTCTGAAAGGGCATGGTCATCGATTGTTCGCTTTTACGATAATTGTAAGAAAAAAGTCCGAGATAAAAAGGGTTTCCCAAAATTCCAAAAACGTGCTCGTTCTGTCGAATATAAGAAGTCAGGCTGGAAACTTTCCCCTGACAATAAATCTATAACATTCACGGACAAGAAGGGGATTGGAAAACTCAAACTCAAGGGCACCTGGGACTTGTGGCGTTTTGATAAGAAGCAAATAAATCGGGTTCGGATAGTCAAACGAGCTGATGGGTACTATGTTCAATTTTGCGTTGCAGTTAACGTAAAAGAGGAAACAGAACACACAGGTGAAATGATTGGATTAGATGTAGGACTTAAAGAGTTCTACACAGACTCTAATGGTCATTCTGAACCCAATCCCCGATTCTACAGGAAAGGGGAAAAACGTTTAAAGTTTTATCAACGCCGAGTTTATCGGAAAAAGAAAGGCTCGTCCAATCGCAGGGTGCGGCTTGTTCTGAGTAGGAGCCTCCTGAGAAAGGAGGGGTATAACTCAGGGAATCGCGGGGTTAAAATCCCAAAAATTCTAACTGTCTGTTGGATGGTGGTGAAAACCCACCCCATTAAGAGATATGTGACTCCTTATCTGGCCACACCGAGCAGGTGA
- a CDS encoding carbohydrate ABC transporter permease, whose amino-acid sequence MAPKPLFVAKSQHLQQFFWKIPIHLTLIIISLIWTLPTVGLFISSLRYRDDVLKSGWWSVFQHPFNFTQYHLGNYIDVITSEGMGQAFLNSLVISIPATVIPIAIATVAAYGFAWMKFPGRQVLFMVVVGLLVVPLQMTLIPVLRVYGYLGLSGTLLGIWLAHTGYGLPLGIYLLRNYIASLPQELIEAAAVDGASHLTIVTQVIVPLSMPAIASFAVFQFLWVWNDLLVALVYLGVTPDVAPLTIRLTNIVGYRGQQWHLLTSGAFVTMIVPLIVFFVLQRYFVRGILAGSVKG is encoded by the coding sequence ATGGCACCAAAACCGCTCTTTGTAGCAAAATCCCAACACCTACAGCAATTCTTCTGGAAAATCCCGATTCATCTGACCCTGATTATCATCTCTTTGATCTGGACTCTACCTACTGTTGGCTTGTTCATTAGTTCCCTACGTTACCGAGATGATGTGCTCAAAAGCGGTTGGTGGTCAGTCTTCCAACACCCCTTCAATTTCACCCAATACCACCTAGGTAACTATATTGATGTGATTACCTCCGAAGGGATGGGACAGGCATTTCTCAATAGTCTGGTTATCTCAATTCCCGCTACAGTCATTCCGATTGCGATCGCTACTGTTGCTGCCTACGGGTTTGCTTGGATGAAATTTCCTGGTCGCCAAGTCCTGTTTATGGTAGTAGTTGGCTTGCTGGTAGTCCCGTTACAGATGACTCTGATTCCGGTATTGCGAGTCTACGGATATCTAGGACTTTCCGGTACATTATTAGGTATTTGGTTAGCCCACACAGGCTATGGTTTGCCCTTAGGAATTTATTTATTGCGTAATTATATTGCTAGTTTGCCTCAGGAGTTAATCGAAGCAGCCGCAGTGGATGGTGCCTCTCATCTGACCATCGTTACCCAGGTGATTGTACCTCTATCCATGCCTGCGATCGCATCATTTGCCGTGTTTCAATTTCTCTGGGTATGGAATGACTTGCTAGTTGCTTTAGTCTATCTCGGAGTTACACCAGACGTTGCCCCACTAACGATCCGATTAACAAATATAGTAGGTTATCGTGGGCAGCAGTGGCATCTTCTTACCTCTGGTGCATTTGTCACCATGATTGTACCACTGATTGTGTTTTTTGTTCTACAGCGGTACTTTGTGCGGGGGATTTTAGCTGGTTCGGTTAAGGGTTGA
- a CDS encoding carbohydrate ABC transporter permease — MVLLKIVTFILAVVIGCGGVIALLYGINGLVNQLPNKTRLTLAKRPRYANGHATRTHFVAWVYLAPALALLTAYLILPTLNTIYISFLDKRSQNFVGLDNYIFAFTNPTMLIAFRNNVLWLVLVTGFSVALGLIIAVLVDRVRYETVAKSIIFMPMAISFVGASVIWRFIYAFRPAGSEQIGLLNGIITSLGFEPVGWLVERSINNYALIVIMIWLQTGFCLILLSAAIKGIPKDIIEAARIDGASEWQIFWKITIPMIRGTIAVVVTTVVIAVLKVFDIVWVMTGGNQNTEVIASRMIKEMFNYRNFGRGSAIAVILLLVIIPVMISNIRRFREQENSR, encoded by the coding sequence ATGGTATTGCTCAAAATAGTTACTTTCATTCTCGCCGTTGTCATAGGCTGTGGTGGGGTGATAGCTTTATTATATGGCATAAATGGCTTGGTAAATCAGCTACCCAATAAAACGCGATTGACCTTGGCCAAAAGGCCACGCTACGCGAACGGTCACGCTACGCGAACGCATTTTGTGGCTTGGGTATACTTAGCCCCTGCTTTAGCATTACTAACCGCTTACCTGATTCTGCCGACCCTCAATACTATATATATCAGCTTCTTGGATAAGCGATCGCAAAATTTTGTGGGACTGGACAATTACATCTTTGCCTTTACCAACCCTACTATGCTAATCGCTTTTCGTAACAATGTGCTTTGGTTGGTATTGGTAACAGGGTTTAGTGTAGCATTGGGTTTAATTATTGCGGTGCTGGTGGATCGGGTACGCTATGAAACCGTAGCCAAGTCTATAATCTTTATGCCAATGGCAATTTCCTTTGTGGGGGCTAGCGTGATTTGGCGATTTATCTATGCTTTTCGTCCAGCTGGCTCAGAACAAATTGGCTTACTCAATGGCATTATTACCAGTTTAGGATTTGAGCCTGTAGGTTGGTTAGTGGAGCGCTCTATTAATAATTATGCTCTGATTGTGATTATGATTTGGTTGCAGACAGGGTTTTGCTTGATTTTGCTCTCTGCTGCCATCAAAGGTATCCCCAAAGATATTATCGAAGCTGCACGGATAGATGGAGCTAGTGAGTGGCAAATCTTCTGGAAAATTACTATTCCGATGATACGAGGGACTATTGCTGTGGTTGTGACTACTGTAGTAATAGCGGTGCTGAAAGTCTTTGATATTGTCTGGGTGATGACCGGTGGTAATCAAAATACGGAAGTGATTGCGTCTCGTATGATTAAGGAAATGTTCAATTATCGGAACTTTGGACGAGGTAGTGCGATCGCAGTTATTTTATTACTAGTTATTATTCCGGTTATGATTAGCAATATCCGTCGGTTTCGAGAGCAGGAGAACAGCCGTTGA
- a CDS encoding ABC transporter substrate-binding protein, producing MFRPKFWITIGFIEQIGQFFAKFRTKPAPSTVFTPVFLGLSLVLVACAPKGGETKSNTVTILGVMTGEGEQIIQQILEPFTKETGIKVVYEASSDFATLLPVLVASGNAPDLAMFPQPGLMADFAREGQLVPLDTFMDKSQLSAAYSQNWLDLATVDSKVYGVWIRAAVKSLVWYNRAAFKAAGYKIPTTWNEMMALSDQIVADGGVPWCIGIESGAATGWVGTDWIEDIMLRTVGGEVYDQWVDHNIPFNHPAVKNAFEQFGNIALNRKYVFGGTVGIISTPFGDATAPLFDNPPGCYLHRQATFITSFLPKDVALDKNVSIFPLPGIKQELGVPVLVSGIVTAMFKDTPEARKLMEYLSTAQAHTIWASQGDYVSPHKQVSLDAYPNDIVKRQAEILANADMVRFDGSDMMPGAVGTGTFWSGIVDYIGGTDVDTVLKTIEESWPD from the coding sequence ATGTTCAGACCCAAATTCTGGATTACGATAGGTTTTATCGAGCAGATAGGACAATTTTTTGCTAAATTTAGGACTAAACCTGCTCCTAGCACGGTATTTACCCCTGTATTTCTAGGTTTATCGTTAGTTTTAGTCGCCTGTGCCCCCAAAGGTGGAGAAACTAAAAGCAATACGGTTACTATCCTGGGAGTAATGACAGGGGAAGGGGAGCAAATAATCCAACAAATACTAGAACCCTTCACCAAAGAAACGGGTATCAAGGTGGTGTATGAAGCCAGTAGTGATTTCGCCACCCTCCTACCTGTGTTGGTGGCATCTGGAAATGCTCCCGATCTTGCCATGTTCCCTCAACCGGGTTTGATGGCTGACTTTGCTAGGGAAGGTCAACTGGTACCTCTAGATACCTTCATGGACAAATCTCAGTTATCTGCTGCTTATTCTCAAAACTGGCTAGATTTGGCAACTGTCGATAGTAAAGTATACGGGGTGTGGATTAGGGCAGCGGTCAAAAGCTTAGTTTGGTACAATCGAGCTGCGTTTAAGGCAGCTGGTTACAAAATCCCTACCACCTGGAATGAAATGATGGCACTGTCCGATCAGATTGTGGCAGATGGCGGTGTCCCTTGGTGCATCGGAATAGAAAGCGGTGCGGCTACAGGATGGGTTGGTACCGACTGGATTGAGGATATTATGTTGCGCACGGTTGGTGGGGAAGTGTATGACCAGTGGGTTGATCACAACATTCCCTTTAATCACCCAGCGGTTAAGAATGCTTTTGAGCAGTTTGGCAACATTGCCCTTAATCGTAAGTATGTGTTTGGTGGTACTGTTGGTATTATTAGCACTCCCTTTGGTGACGCAACTGCACCGTTATTTGATAACCCCCCAGGTTGCTATCTGCATCGCCAAGCTACCTTTATTACTAGCTTCTTACCTAAAGATGTAGCGCTAGATAAGAATGTGAGTATCTTTCCGTTACCGGGTATTAAACAGGAATTGGGAGTGCCAGTGTTAGTGTCTGGTATTGTGACTGCTATGTTTAAGGATACTCCAGAAGCACGGAAGTTGATGGAGTATTTATCAACTGCCCAAGCCCATACTATCTGGGCAAGTCAGGGAGATTATGTCTCACCCCATAAACAGGTTAGTTTGGATGCTTACCCCAATGACATTGTTAAACGTCAAGCGGAAATCTTAGCCAATGCCGATATGGTGCGCTTCGATGGTTCGGATATGATGCCAGGAGCGGTGGGTACCGGGACATTTTGGAGTGGCATTGTTGATTATATTGGTGGGACAGATGTGGATACAGTTCTGAAAACTATTGAGGAGAGTTGGCCAGATTAA
- a CDS encoding cadherin domain-containing protein has protein sequence MSDTFFSTDSLLDDHQWNTNTITYSFYKSGSYYGSQTGVSEISEGTKDNIRSIFETLERYLDVDFREVADTKTDYGLLRYMVSDGPSYAYAYLPWGFNSNFSNSWDVAGDVHINEAYDTTGNNGFADDPGNHGYMTLIHETLHALGFKHPNKYEEHDHGPFLPFNEDNTTNTVMSYNFAGKPAITPMTYDIKALQSIYGAREYNHGDTTYSFESVYGYTDVHEDYGATKEIKQTLWDSGGVNTLDFSNLTFLDTGYHFDMNQGGIITTQKAYNGISYQARTDESGRKYVTSKFGTAIAFDTVIHNLINSNSDDYIIANSAANIFSGYEFGISTGDDIIEGWNYLDTLDLSNYAFDSVKHNKSGDDLILGLPSDNSITVKDYYSSITVKDYYKVSESNRLNIIFEEESPPPVWEKIIVRDTINISKVQDIQKEPKPTNTAPTDISISSNSVKEFSNNGTTIATLTTNDVDAGDSHTYKLLHDAKGRFKIDGNQLKVKNGNLLDFDDNSSHDIKIRTTDSGGESYDKTFTIDVLNQNIAPTDITISSNSVKEFSNNGTTIARLSTNDVDAGDTHKYKLLHDAKGRFKIDGNQLKVKNGNLLDFDDNSSHDIKIRTTDSGGESYDKTFTIDVLNQNIAPTDITISGNSVKEFSNNGTTIAKLSTNDVDAGDTHTYKLLDDAKGRFKIDGNQLKVKNGSLIDFDDNSSHDIKIRTTDSGGESYDKTFTIDVLNQNLAPTDITISGNSVKEFSNNGTTIAKLTTKDVDSGDTHTYKLLDDAKGRFKIDGNQLKVKDGSLIDFDNNSSHDIKIRTTDQSGESYDKTFSIQVQNQNIAPTDISLDRNSVNELSEKGTTIGTLSTNDVDREDNHTYELLDDAKGRFEIVGNKLQVKNGSLLDFDNNSSHDIKIRTTDSGGKSYDKTFSIQVQNQNNAPTDINLSSNSVKEFSNNGTTIATLSTKDVDSGDNHKYKLLHDAKGRFKIDGNQLKVKNGHLLDFDENSSHDIKIRTTDSGGKSHDKTFTIDVLNQNNAPTDITISGNSVKEFSNHGTTIATLSTKDVDAGDHHSYKLLDDAKGRFKIDGNQLKVKNGSLLDFDVNNTHQIKIRTTDSGGESYDKTFSIEVENQNNAPTDINLSGNSVKEFSNNGTTIATLSTKDVDAGDHHSYQLLDDAKGRFKIDGNQLKVKNGSLLDFDVNNTHQIKIRTTDSGGESYDKTFSIEVENQNNAPTDINLSSKSVKEFSKNGTTIATLTTQDVDWGDSHSYQLLNDAQGRFKIDGNQLQVKNGSLLDFDINNTHQIKIRTTDSGGESYDKTFSINVQNQNIAPTDISITEQGGESNDTLIGGSGDDTLSGGDGDDSVVGGFGNDKIWGNRENDTLIGGWGDDTLSGGDGDDSVVGGSGNDKIWGNRNNDTLIGGSGDDTLSGGSGDDSVVGGAGNDYLRGTWGNDNLDGGDHDDTLKGGQGNDFLEGGSGNDWIMGDVGNDNLKGSSGEDTLSGGSGYDTIEGGDDDDYLRGNAGDDFLKGGDGDDYLRGDQGNDSLEGGAGNDSLIAASGDDHLDGGDGNDTLKGSSGNNYLIGGLGDDSLDGGGDHDLLEGGSGKDTLIGGSGNDTLNGVGNDSRGNGEIDVLVGGGGSDTFILGDDHGAFYQGGGHNDYAKIDDFDSQDMIQLYGVADQYDVLEADNGLPGSTALYFEGDLMAVFKDASVSDVSSRMEFLS, from the coding sequence ATGTCTGACACATTTTTCTCAACTGATTCACTTCTGGATGATCACCAGTGGAACACTAATACTATCACCTACAGCTTCTATAAAAGCGGTTCTTATTACGGATCTCAAACGGGGGTTTCAGAGATCTCAGAAGGAACCAAAGACAATATCAGAAGCATCTTCGAAACTCTGGAAAGATACCTTGATGTTGATTTCCGTGAGGTAGCAGATACAAAAACAGACTATGGTCTATTGCGCTACATGGTATCTGATGGTCCGAGCTATGCCTATGCCTATTTGCCTTGGGGATTTAACTCCAATTTCAGCAATTCGTGGGATGTGGCCGGGGATGTGCATATAAACGAAGCCTACGACACCACAGGTAATAACGGATTTGCTGACGACCCAGGGAATCATGGCTACATGACCCTGATTCACGAGACATTACATGCTCTGGGGTTCAAACATCCTAATAAATACGAGGAGCATGATCACGGTCCATTTTTGCCCTTTAACGAGGACAATACTACCAACACAGTAATGTCGTATAACTTTGCTGGGAAACCAGCGATTACCCCAATGACTTACGACATTAAAGCATTACAGTCTATCTATGGAGCTAGGGAGTATAACCACGGGGATACTACTTACTCCTTTGAGAGCGTTTATGGCTACACAGATGTTCATGAGGATTATGGTGCAACCAAAGAAATTAAGCAAACCCTCTGGGATAGCGGTGGTGTAAATACCTTAGACTTTTCAAACCTGACTTTTTTGGATACAGGTTACCACTTTGATATGAATCAGGGGGGTATTATAACCACCCAAAAGGCTTACAATGGTATCTCTTATCAAGCTAGGACCGATGAAAGCGGAAGAAAATACGTTACGTCTAAATTTGGAACTGCGATCGCATTCGATACAGTTATTCACAATCTGATCAACTCTAACAGTGACGATTACATCATTGCCAATAGTGCGGCCAATATCTTTAGCGGTTATGAATTTGGAATTTCCACGGGTGATGATATTATTGAAGGTTGGAACTATCTAGATACTTTAGATCTTTCCAATTATGCTTTCGATAGTGTGAAGCACAACAAAAGCGGTGATGACCTGATTCTTGGTCTACCCTCGGATAATTCGATTACCGTCAAAGACTACTATAGTTCGATTACCGTCAAAGACTACTATAAAGTCTCTGAAAGCAATCGCCTTAACATTATCTTCGAGGAGGAGAGTCCACCACCTGTATGGGAAAAGATTATTGTTCGGGACACAATAAATATTAGCAAGGTTCAGGATATTCAAAAGGAGCCTAAACCTACCAACACTGCTCCGACGGATATCAGCATTTCTAGCAACAGTGTCAAAGAATTCAGTAACAATGGTACCACTATTGCTACCCTGACTACTAATGATGTTGATGCCGGAGATAGCCATACATATAAATTATTACATGATGCTAAGGGTCGCTTTAAAATTGATGGCAATCAACTAAAAGTCAAGAATGGCAACCTCTTAGACTTTGATGACAACTCTAGTCATGATATCAAAATCCGCACCACGGATTCCGGGGGTGAAAGCTACGATAAAACGTTCACCATTGACGTCCTTAACCAGAATATTGCTCCGACGGATATTACCATTTCTAGCAACAGTGTCAAGGAATTCAGTAACAATGGCACTACCATTGCTAGGCTGAGTACTAATGATGTTGATGCCGGAGATACCCATAAATATAAGTTATTACATGATGCTAAAGGTCGCTTTAAAATTGATGGCAATCAACTAAAAGTCAAGAATGGCAACCTCTTAGACTTTGATGACAACTCTAGTCATGATATCAAAATCCGCACCACCGACTCCGGGGGTGAAAGCTACGATAAAACGTTCACCATTGACGTCCTTAACCAGAATATTGCTCCGACGGATATTACCATTTCTGGCAACAGTGTCAAGGAATTTAGTAACAATGGCACTACCATTGCTAAGCTGAGTACTAATGATGTTGATGCCGGAGATACCCATACCTATAAGTTATTAGATGATGCTAAAGGTCGCTTTAAAATTGATGGCAATCAACTAAAAGTCAAAAATGGCAGCCTTATAGACTTTGATGACAACTCTAGTCATGATATCAAAATCCGCACCACCGACTCCGGGGGTGAAAGCTACGATAAAACGTTCACCATTGACGTCCTTAACCAGAATCTTGCTCCGACGGATATTACCATTTCTGGCAACAGTGTCAAGGAATTCAGTAACAATGGCACTACCATTGCTAAGCTGACTACTAAGGATGTTGATTCCGGAGATACCCATACCTATAAGTTATTAGATGATGCTAAAGGTCGCTTTAAAATTGATGGCAATCAACTAAAAGTCAAAGATGGCAGCCTTATAGACTTTGATAACAACTCTAGTCATGATATCAAAATCCGCACTACCGATCAGAGCGGTGAAAGCTATGATAAAACTTTCAGTATTCAAGTCCAAAACCAGAATATTGCTCCCACGGATATCAGCCTTGATCGGAACAGTGTCAATGAATTAAGTGAAAAGGGTACCACTATTGGTACCCTCAGTACTAATGATGTGGATCGGGAAGATAACCATACTTATGAGTTATTAGATGATGCTAAAGGTCGCTTTGAAATTGTTGGCAATAAACTCCAGGTCAAAAATGGTAGTCTTTTAGACTTTGATAACAACTCTAGTCATGATATCAAAATCCGCACCACGGATTCCGGGGGTAAAAGCTACGATAAAACTTTCAGTATTCAAGTCCAAAACCAGAATAATGCTCCGACTGATATTAACCTCTCTAGCAACAGTGTCAAGGAATTCAGTAATAATGGCACTACCATTGCTACCCTGAGTACTAAGGATGTTGATTCGGGAGATAACCATAAATATAAGTTATTACATGATGCTAAAGGTCGCTTTAAAATTGATGGCAATCAACTAAAGGTCAAAAATGGCCACCTCTTAGACTTTGATGAAAACTCTAGTCATGATATCAAAATCCGCACCACGGATTCCGGGGGTAAAAGCCACGATAAAACGTTCACCATTGACGTCCTTAACCAGAATAATGCTCCAACGGATATTACCATTTCTGGCAACAGTGTCAAGGAATTCAGTAACCATGGCACTACCATTGCTACCCTGAGTACTAAGGATGTTGATGCCGGAGATCACCATAGCTATAAGTTATTAGATGATGCTAAAGGTCGCTTTAAAATTGATGGCAATCAACTAAAAGTCAAAAATGGTAGTCTTTTAGACTTTGATGTCAACAATACTCATCAAATCAAAATCCGCACCACCGACTCCGGGGGTGAAAGCTACGATAAAACGTTCAGTATCGAAGTCGAAAACCAAAATAATGCTCCGACTGATATTAACCTCTCTGGCAACAGTGTCAAGGAATTCAGTAACAATGGCACTACCATTGCTACCCTGAGTACTAAGGATGTTGATGCCGGAGATCACCATAGCTATCAGTTATTAGATGATGCTAAAGGTCGCTTTAAAATTGATGGCAATCAACTAAAAGTCAAAAATGGTAGTCTTTTAGACTTTGATGTCAACAATACTCATCAAATCAAAATCCGCACCACCGACTCCGGGGGTGAAAGCTACGATAAAACGTTCAGTATCGAAGTCGAAAACCAAAATAATGCTCCGACTGATATTAACCTCTCTAGCAAGAGTGTCAAGGAATTCAGTAAAAATGGCACTACTATTGCTACCCTAACTACTCAGGATGTTGATTGGGGAGATAGCCATAGCTATCAGTTATTAAATGATGCTCAAGGTCGCTTTAAAATTGATGGCAATCAACTCCAGGTCAAAAATGGTAGTCTTTTAGACTTTGATATCAACAATACTCATCAAATCAAAATCCGCACCACCGACTCCGGGGGTGAAAGCTACGATAAAACGTTCAGTATTAACGTTCAAAACCAGAATATTGCTCCGACAGATATCAGCATCACCGAGCAGGGCGGTGAAAGCAATGACACACTAATTGGTGGCTCGGGTGATGACACTCTTTCAGGAGGTGATGGGGATGACAGTGTTGTTGGAGGTTTCGGTAATGATAAGATTTGGGGTAATCGCGAGAATGATACACTAATTGGTGGCTGGGGTGATGACACTCTTTCAGGAGGTGATGGGGATGACAGTGTTGTTGGAGGTTCCGGTAATGATAAGATTTGGGGTAATCGGAATAATGACACACTAATTGGTGGCTCGGGTGATGATACTCTTTCAGGAGGTTCTGGGGATGACAGTGTTGTTGGAGGTGCCGGTAACGACTACCTCAGGGGAACTTGGGGCAATGACAATCTCGATGGTGGGGATCATGATGACACTCTTAAAGGTGGTCAGGGAAATGACTTCCTTGAGGGTGGTTCTGGCAATGATTGGATCATGGGAGATGTAGGTAACGATAACCTAAAAGGTAGTTCAGGTGAGGACACTCTGAGCGGAGGTTCGGGTTATGACACCATCGAAGGTGGTGATGACGATGACTACCTCAGAGGAAATGCGGGAGATGACTTCCTTAAAGGTGGCGATGGCGATGACTACCTCAGAGGAGACCAGGGAAATGACAGCCTTGAGGGTGGCGCTGGTAACGACTCTTTGATCGCAGCTTCGGGTGATGACCATCTTGATGGTGGGGATGGCAATGATACCCTAAAAGGTAGCTCTGGCAACAACTATTTGATCGGAGGTTTGGGAGATGACAGCCTTGATGGTGGGGGAGACCATGACCTGCTTGAAGGTGGCTCTGGCAAGGACACTTTGATTGGAGGTTCCGGTAATGACACCCTCAATGGAGTTGGAAATGATTCCCGAGGTAATGGTGAAATTGATGTTCTTGTTGGTGGAGGTGGATCAGATACTTTTATCCTAGGAGATGATCATGGCGCTTTCTACCAGGGTGGGGGTCACAATGATTATGCAAAGATTGATGACTTCGATTCTCAAGACATGATTCAGCTCTATGGTGTAGCGGATCAATATGATGTGCTTGAGGCTGATAATGGCTTACCCGGTAGCACAGCTTTGTATTTTGAGGGTGATTTGATGGCAGTATTCAAAGATGCATCTGTAAGTGATGTCAGCAGTAGAATGGAATTTCTTTCCTAA